A genomic stretch from Primulina huaijiensis isolate GDHJ02 chromosome 14, ASM1229523v2, whole genome shotgun sequence includes:
- the LOC140956765 gene encoding protein TILLER ANGLE CONTROL 1-like, whose translation MKIFNWVHRKLKDGSAAQNSKKNDVILDESGDANQFLVDNTTFGDSVFGCWKGGILTIGTFGYDPLTKDAADEVDGQDDNHDLEFLDNDQDQESEELESTENEEAITDSEEEEVYEEEEEANPQVYAVYAHDYEALLQQYDPATDYIKMNGNKDFDQENDRDVDLDMKKERITLADLFSADHWDADDDELQKKKNKKKLQELMKEKASSKKHGYGRLAFAKKLLLAGGTGDSKNARPIHKLHQLVRRMLKRKIHPELGLHNKEVNESNSKYIPKVNESVPLLPISQDGNGV comes from the exons ATGAAGA TCTTCAACTGGGTTCACCGCAAGCTTAAAG ATGGGTCTGCAGCgcaaaattcaaagaaaaatgatgTTATTCTAGATGAAAGTGGTGACGCTAATCAGTTTCTGGTTGATAACACTACATTTGGTGATTCTGTGTTTGGTTGCTGGAAAGGAGGGATCTTAACTATAGGAACATTTGGATACGATCCATTAACGAAAGATGCTGCTGATGAAGTTGATGGACAAGACGAtaatcatgatcttgaatttctCGATAATGATCAAGACCAAGAATCCGAAGAACTCGAATCGACTGAAAACGAGGAGGCAATTACAGATTCCGAAGAGGAAGAAGTctacgaagaagaagaagaggcgAATCCGCAAGTGTACGCAGTTTATGCACATGATTACGAGGCGTTGCTCCAGCAGTATGACCCAGCGACGGATTACATTAAGATGAATGGAAACAAGGATTTTGATCAGGAGAATGATCGGGACGTGGATTTGGACATGAAGAAGGAGAGGATCACACTTGCAGACCTGTTCTCCGCTGATCATTGGGATGCTGATGATGATGAGTTGCAGAAaaagaagaacaagaagaaattaCAGGAATTAATGAAAGAGAAGGCAAGCTCAAAGAAACATGGATATGGCCGCCTCGCATTCGCAAAGAAGCTGCTGCTTGCTGGAGGAACTGGAGACTCCAAGAATGCTCGCCCTATTCACAAATTGCATCAA TTGGTGAGGAGAATGTTGAAGAGAAAGATCCATCCAGAGCTTGGACTCCACAACAAGGAAGTTAACGAGAGCAACAGCAAGTACATCCCCAAGGTTAATGAATCAGTCCCACTCCTTCCAATTTCTCAAG ATGGCAATGGTGTTTGA